From one Lolium rigidum isolate FL_2022 chromosome 4, APGP_CSIRO_Lrig_0.1, whole genome shotgun sequence genomic stretch:
- the LOC124706431 gene encoding cellulose synthase-like protein D1 has translation MGSKGILKNSGSGKPPTAPTSGPQVVFGRRTESGRFISYSRDDLDSEISSVDFQDYHVHLPMTPDNQPMEDGKADEQYVSSSLFTGGFNSVTRAHVMDKQGPDTEMGRRGPKGSTCMVEGCDSKIMRNGRGEDILPCECDFKICVDCFTDAVKGNGGVCPGCKELYKYTDWEEVLSNSNNELTRALSLPQGPGGKMERRLSLVKQGTNQSGEFDHNRWLFETKGTYGYGNAIWPDDNVDDDAGNGMQGHPKELMTKPWRPLTRKLQIPAGVISPYRLLVLIRLVALAFFLMWRIKHVNNDAIWLWGMSIVCELWFAFSWVLDQLPKLCPINRATDLSVLKEKFETPTPNNPTGKSDLPGIDIFVSTADPEKEPVLVTANTILSILAVDYPVDKLACYVSDDGGALLTFEAMAEAASFANLWVPFCRKHDIEPRNPDSYFNLKRDPFKNKVKADFVKDRRRVKREYDEFKVRVNGLPDAIRRRSDAYHAREEIQAMNLQREKIKAGGDEQFQPVKIPKATWMADSTHWPGTWLHSSQDHARGDHAGIIQVMLKPPRDMPMYGNIEKSSLDFSAVDTRLPMLVYMSREKRPGYDHNKKAGAMNALVRASAIMSNGPFILNLDCDHYVYNSKAFREGMCFMMDRGGDRLCYVQFPQRFEGIDPSDRYANHNTVFFDINMRALDGLQGPVYVGTGCLFRRIALYGFDPPRSKDHSPGFCGCCLPRRRKTSASNANPEETMALRMGDFDGDSMNLATFPKKFGNSSFLIDSIPVAEFQGRPLADHPSVKNGRPPGALTIPRELLDASIVAEAISVVSCWYEEKTEWGIRVGWIYGSVTEDVVTGYRMHNRGWKSVYCVTQRDAFRGTAPINLTDRLHQVLRWATGSVEIFFSRNNALLASSKMKVLQRIAYLNVGIYPFTSIFLIVYCFLPALSLFSGQFIVQTLNVTFLVYLLIITVTLCLLAMLEIKWSGIALEEWWRNEQFWLIGGTSAHLAAVMQGLLKVVAGIEISFTLTSKTVSDDVDDEFADLYEVKWTSLMIPPLTIIMINLVAIAVGFSRTIYSTIPQWSKLLGGVFFSFWVLAHLYPFAKGLMGRRGRTPTIVYVWAGLVSITISLLWIAINPPSAAANSQLGGGSFTFP, from the exons ATGGGGTCCAAGGGGATCCTCAAGAACAGCGGCTCCGGCAAGCCGCCGACCGCGCCAACATCAGGACCGCAGGTCGTCTTTGGGCGGCGAACCGAGTCTGGGCGGTTCATCAGCTACTCGCGCGACGACCTCGACTCTGAGATCAGCAGTGTCGACTTCCAGGACTACCATGTCCACCTCCCCATGACGCCGGATAACCAGCCCATGGAGGATGGCAAGGCTGACGAGCAGTACGTCTCCagctccctcttcaccggcggcTTCAACAGCGTCACTCGCGCCCATGTCATGGACAAGCAGGGGCCCGACACCGAAATGGGTCGTCGTGGCCCCAAGGGCTCAACCTGCATGGTCGAGGGGTGCGACAGCAAGATCATGCGCAATGGCCGCGGAGAGGACATCCTCCCCTGCGAGTGTGACTTCAAAATCTGCGTCGACTGCTTCACCGACGCTGTCAAGGGTAACGGCGGTGTCTGCCCCGGGTGCAAAGAGCTTTACAAGTACACCGACTGGGAGGAAGTCCTCTCCAACTCCAACAATGAGCTGACAAGGGCTCTGTCGCTGCCACAAGGACCAGGGGGAAAGATGGAGAGGCGCCTGTCTCTGGTGAAGCAGGGCACCAACCAGTCTGGTGAATTTGACCATAACCGCTGGCTCTTCGAGACCAAGGGGACGTATGGCTATGGTAATGCCATTTGGCCAGACGACAATGTGGATGATGATGCTGGGAATGGGATGCAAGGGCATCCCAAGGAGCTCATGACCAAACCATGGCGGCCACTCACCCGCAAGCTCCAGATTCCAGCTGGTGTCATCAGTCCTTACAG GCTTCTTGTTCTCATCCGCTTGGTTGCACTGGCCTTCTTCCTCATGTGGCGTATTAAGCATGTTAATAATGATGCTATCTGGCTCTGGGGAATGTCAATTGTTTGTGAGCTCTGGTTCGCATTTTCATGGGTGTTAGACCAGCTTCCAAAGCTTTGTCCTATTAACCGTGCTACAGATCTCTCTGTGCTTAAGGAAAAATTTGAGACACCAACACCCAACAATCCAACAGGCAAATCTGATCTCCCAGGAATTGATATCTTCGTGTCAACTGCTGATCCAGAGAAGGAGCCAGTCCTGGTCACAGCGAACACAATTCTCTCCATCCTTGCAGTTGACTACCCTGTCGATAAGCTTGCATGTTATGTGTCAGATGATGGGGGAGCATTGCTAACCTTCGAGGCGATGGCTGAAGCAGCAAGCTTTGCTAATCTCTGGGTGCCATTCTGCAGGAAGCATGACATTGAACCAAGGAATCCAGACAGCTACTTCAACCTGAAGAGAGATCCTTTCAAGAATAAGGTGAAGGCCGACTTTGTCAAGGACAGGAGAAGGGTCAAGCGTGAGTATGACGAGTTCAAGGTCCGTGTTAATGGCTTGCCAGATGCCATTCGGCGCCGTTCTGATGCATACCATGCCCGCGAGGAAATCCAGGCAATGAACCTTCAGAGGGAAAAGATAAAAGCTGGAGGCGATGAGCAATTTCAGCCAGTGAAGATTCCCAAGGCAACATGGATGGCTGATAGCACTCACTGGCCTGGTACATGGCTTCATTCGTCACAAGATCATGCACGAGGAGATCATGCAGGAATCATACAG GTTATGCTGAAACCACCAAGGGACATGCCAATGTATGGGAACATTGAAAAGTCATCTCTTGACTTTTCAGCAGTGGATACAAGACTTCCAATGCTGGTGTACATGTCACGAGAGAAACGTCCGGGATATGATCACAACAAGAAAGCAGGTGCCATGAACGCATTAGTTCGTGCATCTGCCATCATGTCGAATGGTCCCTTCATTCTTAATCTTGACTGTGATCACTACGTCTACAACTCAAAGGCCTTCAGGGAGGGCATGTGCTTCATGATGGACCGTGGTGGTGACCGCTTGTGCTACGTGCAGTTCCCTCAGCGGTTTGAAGGAATTGACCCTTCTGACCGATATGCTAACCACAATACTGTTTTCTTTGATATCAACATGCGTGCTCTTGATGGTCTGCAAGGACCAGTGTATGTTGGTACTGGATGCCTCTTCCGCCGAATTGCCTTATATGGTTTTGACCCACCTCGTTCCAAGGATCACAGCCCAGGCTTTTGTGGTTGCTGCCTCCCACGACGCCGCAAGACATCTGCTTCCAATGCTAACCCCGAGGAGACAATGGCTCTCCGTATGGGTGATTTTGATGGGGACAGCATGAACCTTGCCACATTCCCGAAGAAGTTCGGAAATTCAAGCTTTCTGATTGACTCCATCCCAGTAGCAGAGTTCCAGGGAAGGCCCTTGGCTGATCATCCATCTGTCAAGAATGGGCGTCCACCTGGTGCTCTAACAATTCCACGTGAACTACTGGATGCATCCATTGTGGCAGAAGCAATCAGTGTGGTTTCATGCTGGTATGAGGAGAAGACAGAGTGGGGCATTCGTGTGGGGTGGATTTATGGATCTGTCACTGAGGATGTTGTGACAGGGTACCGTATGCATAATCGTGGATGGAAGTCAGTGTACTGTGTCACGCAGCGTGATGCCTTCCGTGGTACCGCCCCTATCAATCTCACAGATCGCCTTCACCAGGTGCTTCGGTGGGCTACTGGTTCTGTCGAGATCTTTTTCTCTCGAAACAATGCATTGCTTGCCAGTTCCAAAATGAAG GTACTACAAAGGATCGCATACCTCAATGTTGGCATATACCCCTTCACATCCATCTTCCTCATTGTATACTGCTTCCTTCCAGCACTCTCCCTTTTCTCAGGGCAGTTCATTGTGCAAACACTCAATGTCACCTTCCTGGTATACCTACTTATCATCACTGTCACACTATGTCTCCTGGCCATGTTGGAGATCAAGTGGTCTGGGATTGCACTTGAAGAGTGGTGGAGGAATGAACAATTCTGGCTTATTGGTGGAACTAGTGCTCACCTAGCTGCAGTTATGCAAGGGTTACTGAAAGTTGTTGCAGGGATTGAGATCTCATTCACACTCACATCAAAGACAGTGAGCGATGATGTGGATGATGAATTTGCAGACCTCTATGAAGTGAAGTGGACTTCATTGATGATACCACCTCTCACGATCATCATGATCAACCTTGTTGCTATTGCTGTTGGCTTCAGCCGGACAATTTACAGCACAATTCCTCAATGGAGCAAGCTTCTTGGTGGAGTGTTTTTCAGCTTCTGGGTGCTTGCCCATTTATATCCATTTGCAAAGGGGCTCATGGGCAGGAGAGGCAGGACACCCACCATTGTGTATGTCTGGGCTGGACTAGTTTCCATCACTATTTCATTGCTCTGGATCGCAATCAATCCTCCATCAGCAGCTGCCAACTCACAGTTAGGTGGTGGGTCATTCACTTTCCCTTGA
- the LOC124647843 gene encoding putative pentatricopeptide repeat-containing protein At1g16830, producing the protein MLHAARRRTPPLSARFAAAAFFSAKPDPQPPPLSPRLVEAAVSRCPSDALAVTFFLWCARRPAYFHPPSSFDRVLPAAARLASRLRTAPALLHELHSLGCPIRPHTFLLLLRLYWRGGMYPLVLHLFDQMPLWGFHHNAFARNVVLDVLLRTGCVDGALRFLGDNPSPNYLTYAIVLTHLCRAGDWPGVRACFTAMLSQGFLPSAASLASVFACCSKAGAMHELLQLLSYALVSGQQLTSAMWTCLVARMCSEGRLDEACRMLGNMMRSGSSPTVVTYTPLIRGLFRAGRHAKVGQLLGSMASNSCNPDLVLYNVLMDCMMREKRYHEAIDIYLHLHGSQMKPDAYTLSTLVQVLQLSRNIHLLPRLIFGTRISYDLVACNSVMSALCKSGFPSEALQFYIDMIGLGITPDSYTYVGLVDSLCELGRIDHAINVYRNVVISNPDSDAYVHAAILRGLVRRGQNHMAYRIFREAVRQNYALDVVCYTTVLHGLFRARLVEEARDLFDKMKDSGIISNTCTYNVMLRGLCRTRDMLAVTQLLTEMECADVEMDSISFNVLVVLLVKLQRISSAKALIREMLNLGMKLSTKTCWLISQSIGHRFVLEDTTIAESEGSDSTSDLLVCSAS; encoded by the coding sequence ATGCTCCACGCCGCACGGAGGCGGACACCGCCGCTCTCTGCCaggttcgccgccgccgccttcttctCCGCCAAGCCCGATCCCCAGCCGCCTCCTCTCTCGCCGCGGCTCGTCGAGGCCGCCGTCTCCCGCTGCCCCTCCGACGCCCTCGCCGTCACCTTCTTCCTCTGGTGCGCCCGCCGCCCCGCCTACTTCCACCCGCCCTCCTCCTTCGACCGcgtcctccccgccgccgcgcgcctcgcctCCCGCCTCCGCACCGCGCCCGCGCTCCTCCACGAGCTCCACAGCCTCGGCTGCCCCATCAGGCCCCACACCTTCCTGCTCCTGCTCAGGCTCTACTGGCGCGGGGGCATGTACCCGCTCGTGCTCCACCTGTTCGACCAAATGCCCCTCTGGGGCTTCCACCACAACGCCTTCGCGCGCAACGTCGTCCTCGACGTCCTGCTCAGGACAGGCTGCGTCGACGGCGCGCTGCGCTTCCTAGGAGACAACCCGTCGCCCAACTACCTCACCTACGCCATCGTCCTGACCCATCTCTGCAGAGCTGGGGATTGGCCAGGGGTGCGCGCATGCTTCACGGCTATGCTGAGCCAAGGTTTTCTCCCGAGTGCCGCTTCCCTCGCCTCGGTTTTCGCCTGCTGCAGCAAGGCTGGCGCAATGCACGAGCTGCTGCAGTTGCTGTCGTACGCGCTGGTCTCGGGCCAGCAGCTCACTTCGGCCATGTGGACATGTCTCGTCGCTCGTATGTGCTCCGAGGGAAGGCTAGACGAGGCCTGTCGGATGCTGGGAAATATGATGCGTTCTGGCTCGTCTCCCACGGTGGTGACTTACACACCCCTCATCAGAGGTCTCTTCCGAGCTGGGAGGCATGCCAAGGTCGGCCAGCTTTTGGGGTCCATGGCGTCCAACAGCTGCAACCCAGACCTTGTTCTGTATAATGTTctgatggactgcatgatgagggaGAAGAGATATCATGAGGCCATAGACATTTACCTGCATCTTCATGGGAGCCAGATGAAGCCGGATGCGTACACTCTCTCTACTTTGGTTCAGGTATTGCAGTTGTCACGGAACATACATCTTCTTCCTAGGTTGATCTTTGGCACGAGAATCTCCTACGATCTTGTGGCTTGCAATTCTGTGATGAGTGCTCTGTGCAAGTCCGGGTTTCCATCCGAAGCCCTTCAGTTTTACATTGATATGATCGGTTTGGGCATCACGCCAGACAGCTACACTTATGTTGGATTGGTGGACAGTTTATGTGAGCTCGGAAGGATAGATCATGCGATCAATGTCTACCGCAATGTTGTCATAAGCAATCCTGACTCGGACGCCTACGTTCATGCAGCCATCCTCCGTGGTCTTGTTAGAAGGGGCCAAAACCATATGGCGTATAGAATTTTCAGGGAGGCTGTGCGTCAAAATTATGCACTTGATGTTGTGTGCTACACCACTGTTCTGCATGGTCTTTTCCGAGCTCGTTTGGTTGAAGAGGCTCGTGATTTGTTTGACAAGATGAAGGATTCAGGAATTATTTCCAACACTTGCACGTACAATGTAATGCTTCGTGGACTTTGCAGAACCAGGGATATGCTTGCAGTCACACAGTTACTTACAGAAATGGAATGTGCCGATGTTGAGATGGATAGTATCTCATTCAACGTGCTAGTTGTGCTCTTAGTGAAGTTGCAACGTATCAGTTCGGCAAAAGCTTTGATCAGAGAAATGCTCAACCTAGGCATGAAACTTAGCACCAAAACTTGTTGGTTAATCTCTCAGTCAATTGGTCATAGATTCGTCTTGGAGGATACTACCATTGCTGAAAGTGAGGGATCTGACTCAACTAGTGATCTGCTTGTATGCTCAGCTTCATAG